One segment of Niabella beijingensis DNA contains the following:
- a CDS encoding TlpA family protein disulfide reductase, which translates to MMLRIIKMVILLLILVPVQAQFQLSGRIEGLKDSVIRIQVPFVYDFFAQSGLEVPVGKDGRFNFRFPLDKEKLVRVMYDKASVLVLARPGQSLVVGRANTGAGLKPTGGSLFKENKVLFEADPLEYPVFLEIDPIRDSLAKFEPDIIYARYIQPWIKHAQEKATAIEKTTISGRLKKLFIQEVRSAAYCKASEFAMQGFMKRDQLAAFYKRLYGSVSPKSTVSNPGPMYYWFVDYYNGYLESDAMNDLKASGNKKTEPLKYYTVSLDSGTALIKQKGKPYINWLAVKNTNSPDIAEAYLAQQVFTKYAEKDLKYASVLLKELKNTYPDSRYHPPLKKNVGELEVLLARNEHNKSIRIVDHYETITSVFPVIDSLKGKVVYLDIWGTWCGPCKQELKFTPQLKQYFKGKEVAFVYLDMDDDEKDAAWKEFIKVNELTGIHLRKTREQMAPFWKELLENAADKSEYYPQYFIFDKKGKLVVTKAERPSRKEVLYRQIESFLNQ; encoded by the coding sequence ATGATGCTGAGAATAATTAAAATGGTAATACTGTTGCTGATCCTTGTGCCGGTACAGGCGCAGTTCCAGCTCAGCGGCCGGATCGAAGGGCTGAAAGACAGCGTGATACGGATACAGGTGCCGTTTGTATACGACTTTTTCGCGCAAAGCGGGTTGGAGGTGCCGGTGGGAAAAGACGGCCGGTTTAATTTCCGCTTTCCGCTGGATAAGGAAAAGCTGGTACGGGTAATGTATGATAAAGCATCGGTCCTGGTCCTTGCCCGCCCAGGCCAATCGCTGGTTGTGGGCAGGGCCAACACCGGAGCGGGCCTAAAGCCGACCGGAGGCTCTTTGTTTAAAGAAAATAAAGTGCTGTTTGAGGCGGATCCGCTGGAATACCCAGTGTTTTTAGAAATAGACCCCATCCGGGATTCCCTGGCAAAGTTTGAACCAGACATCATTTATGCCCGCTACATTCAGCCCTGGATAAAGCACGCACAGGAAAAGGCAACGGCCATTGAAAAAACCACGATCTCCGGCAGACTAAAGAAATTATTTATACAGGAGGTCCGTTCTGCTGCCTATTGCAAAGCCAGCGAATTTGCAATGCAGGGCTTTATGAAAAGGGACCAGTTGGCTGCTTTTTATAAAAGGCTGTATGGGTCGGTTTCTCCAAAATCAACCGTCAGCAATCCCGGCCCTATGTACTACTGGTTTGTTGATTATTACAATGGGTATCTTGAGTCAGATGCCATGAATGATCTGAAGGCTTCCGGCAATAAAAAGACAGAACCTCTGAAGTATTATACTGTTAGCCTGGATAGCGGAACGGCCCTTATAAAGCAAAAGGGGAAGCCCTATATCAATTGGCTGGCCGTAAAAAATACGAACAGCCCTGATATTGCCGAGGCATACCTGGCACAGCAGGTATTTACAAAATACGCCGAGAAGGATCTGAAATATGCAAGCGTGCTTCTTAAAGAACTGAAAAATACGTATCCGGACAGCAGGTATCACCCTCCATTAAAAAAGAATGTAGGCGAACTGGAAGTATTACTCGCCCGGAATGAACACAATAAGTCGATACGGATCGTTGATCATTATGAAACCATTACTTCTGTTTTCCCGGTTATTGATTCGTTAAAAGGAAAGGTCGTTTACCTGGATATATGGGGAACCTGGTGCGGACCCTGCAAACAGGAATTGAAATTTACACCGCAATTGAAGCAGTACTTTAAAGGCAAAGAAGTGGCCTTCGTATATTTGGATATGGATGACGACGAAAAGGATGCCGCCTGGAAAGAATTTATCAAGGTGAATGAACTCACCGGCATTCATTTGAGAAAGACCCGGGAGCAAATGGCACCTTTCTGGAAAGAGTTGCTTGAGAACGCAGCGGACAAGAGCGAATACTATCCGCAGTATTTTATTTTTGATAAAAAAGGAAAGCTGGTAGTGACAAAGGCTGAACGGCCGAGCAGGAAGGAAGTGCTGTATAGACAAATCGAATCTTTTTTGAATCAATAA
- a CDS encoding LytR/AlgR family response regulator transcription factor encodes MNAIAIDDEPIALEVIKTLSAKVPFIKLEGVFTNAFEAIDYLQKNKIDLIFLDIKMPDISGIELSRSLANPPMIIFTTAYTEHAVEGFELNAVDYLLKPFSLVRFIKACTKAQELFSLKNSKTQEVDAVFLKDGYEQVRVMLDEILYIEAAGNYLNVVLKNKKIMTRITINDMMQLLPAERFTRIHRSYIVARDKVTRFNKQSVFIDLLEFPIGNSYQFA; translated from the coding sequence GTGAATGCAATAGCCATAGACGACGAACCCATAGCGCTGGAAGTGATCAAAACCCTTTCGGCCAAAGTGCCCTTTATCAAACTGGAGGGTGTATTTACCAATGCATTTGAAGCGATCGATTATCTGCAAAAAAATAAAATTGACCTGATCTTCCTGGATATTAAAATGCCGGATATCAGTGGTATTGAACTGTCCAGAAGCCTGGCAAACCCGCCGATGATCATCTTTACCACCGCTTATACAGAGCATGCGGTAGAAGGATTTGAATTGAATGCCGTCGACTACCTGCTGAAACCCTTTTCCCTCGTCCGGTTTATAAAGGCCTGTACCAAGGCGCAGGAACTTTTCTCGCTTAAGAACAGTAAAACACAGGAGGTGGATGCCGTCTTCCTAAAAGACGGTTACGAACAGGTGCGGGTAATGCTGGATGAGATCCTTTATATAGAAGCCGCAGGCAACTACCTGAACGTGGTTTTGAAAAATAAAAAGATCATGACCCGCATTACCATCAATGATATGATGCAACTGCTGCCGGCCGAACGATTTACGCGGATTCACCGTAGTTATATCGTGGCCCGGGATAAGGTGACCCGCTTTAATAAACAATCCGTATTTATCGACCTGCTGGAGTTTCCCATTGGCAACAGCTATCAGTTTGCTTAA
- a CDS encoding serine hydrolase domain-containing protein, producing the protein MRYPALTILVLFLYILRLPAQEFDRGKLDAYFDTLGANHLFMGSVMLARNGTPVYKRSVGYRNVKTGAKNNDSTLYHIGSISKTFTAALVLKAAEAGLVDTGATIAKFFPEIKNSDRITIAQLLRHRSGIANFTSSPSYRLWSTKPCTGKQLLDTIIAGGSDFEPGSKMAYSNSNYVLLTFILENIYHQSYAGILEKQIISPLKLERTVFGGKIDDARNDAHSYSYKEGWQPEPETDLSIPLGAGAIKSTPADLSRLVHALFGGNLVSPATLSRMQTAQDGAGIGMFPMTLAEKKGWGHTGGIDGFRSVYVYFPEDAVCLAVFANGDNYNLNTVAAAAVKAFYNLPFEIPEFSVFPVTEAELKPYTGNYTSAEVPLKITISTAGNVLQAHPTNQPVYTMRTIAKNKFRHDPTNVELEFNTTDGTMILLQNGHKVTFKKEIQL; encoded by the coding sequence ATGAGATATCCCGCTTTAACGATCCTCGTTCTTTTTTTATACATCCTCCGGTTGCCGGCCCAGGAGTTCGACAGGGGAAAGCTGGATGCTTATTTTGACACGCTGGGCGCAAACCACCTGTTTATGGGAAGTGTAATGCTTGCCCGGAACGGAACGCCTGTTTATAAACGATCCGTCGGATACCGGAATGTAAAAACCGGTGCGAAGAATAACGACAGCACCCTGTATCACATCGGATCGATCAGCAAAACATTTACCGCTGCCCTGGTATTAAAAGCTGCCGAGGCCGGGTTAGTGGACACCGGTGCAACCATAGCGAAATTTTTTCCGGAAATAAAGAACAGCGACCGGATAACTATTGCACAGCTGCTGCGCCACCGGAGCGGTATTGCTAATTTTACAAGCAGCCCATCATACCGGTTATGGAGCACCAAACCCTGCACCGGCAAGCAATTGCTCGACACCATTATTGCAGGCGGGAGCGATTTTGAACCAGGCAGTAAAATGGCATACAGCAACTCTAATTACGTGCTGCTGACATTTATTCTTGAGAACATATATCATCAGTCTTACGCAGGGATCCTGGAAAAACAGATCATCAGCCCGTTGAAACTGGAACGTACCGTTTTTGGTGGCAAGATCGATGATGCCCGTAATGATGCGCATTCTTATTCCTATAAAGAGGGCTGGCAGCCGGAGCCCGAAACCGATCTGTCGATCCCGCTGGGCGCCGGTGCCATCAAAAGCACACCTGCTGACCTGAGCAGGCTGGTGCATGCTTTGTTTGGAGGCAATCTGGTTTCACCGGCAACGCTTTCCCGGATGCAGACCGCGCAGGACGGGGCCGGCATAGGAATGTTTCCCATGACCCTGGCAGAGAAAAAAGGCTGGGGGCATACCGGCGGCATCGATGGCTTCCGGTCGGTTTATGTTTATTTTCCGGAAGATGCTGTTTGCCTGGCAGTTTTTGCCAATGGAGATAACTATAATCTGAATACGGTTGCGGCTGCTGCGGTAAAAGCTTTTTACAATCTTCCGTTTGAAATTCCTGAGTTCTCTGTATTTCCGGTAACAGAAGCGGAGCTGAAACCCTATACCGGTAATTATACTTCAGCGGAAGTGCCATTAAAGATCACGATCAGCACAGCGGGGAATGTATTGCAGGCACACCCGACAAATCAGCCGGTATATACGATGCGGACTATCGCAAAAAATAAATTCCGTCATGATCCAACCAATGTGGAGCTTGAGTTCAATACAACAGACGGCACCATGATACTGCTGCAGAACGGGCACAAGGTGACGTTTAAGAAAGAAATCCAGCTTTAA
- a CDS encoding M16 family metallopeptidase, giving the protein MIRFDRFTLENGLRVIVHQDTATPTVVMNILYDVGARDEVPEQTGFAHLFEHLMFGGSVNIPEYDEPLQLAGGENNAYTSNDLTNYYIQIPKENIETAFWLESDRMLSLAFSEKSLEVQRKVVCEEFKEHYLEKPYGDAWFKLRELAYKNHPYRWMTIGKELSHIENARLQDVKDFFFKHYRPNKAVMVIAGNITTEEVKALTEKWFGDIPAGEPVGRQLPAEQLQTEARKETITAAVPLDAFYKCWHMGNRLSAEYYVADLLTDILGGGESSRLFEKLVKELQLFVNIQCYHMGSIDPGIICIEGKLVKGVDMKRAEAAVEEVLRLLKETPVPESELQKVKNKTESIMAFEDMSLLNRANSLAFYELLGDAGMMNTELDRYGAVTTNDIRETAKKIFREENSSTLYYHSQD; this is encoded by the coding sequence ATGATACGGTTTGACAGATTTACTTTAGAGAACGGGTTACGGGTGATCGTACACCAGGATACTGCAACACCCACTGTGGTAATGAACATTTTGTATGATGTGGGCGCCAGGGATGAAGTGCCGGAGCAAACGGGCTTTGCACACCTGTTTGAACACCTGATGTTTGGCGGGTCGGTGAACATTCCCGAATACGACGAGCCATTACAGCTGGCGGGCGGCGAAAACAATGCCTATACCAGTAATGATCTTACCAACTATTATATCCAGATCCCGAAGGAAAATATAGAAACGGCATTCTGGCTGGAGAGCGACCGTATGCTTTCCCTGGCATTCAGTGAAAAAAGTCTTGAGGTACAGCGGAAAGTGGTATGCGAAGAGTTCAAGGAACATTATCTGGAAAAACCCTACGGGGATGCCTGGTTCAAATTACGTGAGCTGGCTTATAAGAATCATCCCTACCGCTGGATGACCATCGGCAAAGAGCTTTCACATATCGAAAATGCCCGGCTTCAGGACGTGAAGGATTTCTTTTTCAAACACTACCGACCCAATAAGGCTGTAATGGTGATCGCCGGCAACATTACTACTGAAGAAGTAAAGGCCCTGACTGAAAAATGGTTTGGTGATATCCCGGCGGGGGAACCCGTAGGCAGACAGCTTCCGGCAGAACAGCTGCAAACCGAAGCACGAAAAGAAACAATTACGGCCGCTGTTCCGTTAGATGCATTTTACAAATGCTGGCACATGGGCAACCGTCTGAGTGCTGAATATTATGTGGCAGACCTTTTAACCGATATCCTTGGCGGAGGCGAATCCTCCCGGCTGTTTGAAAAACTGGTAAAAGAACTGCAGCTTTTTGTAAACATCCAGTGTTATCATATGGGCAGCATCGACCCGGGCATTATCTGCATCGAAGGGAAGCTGGTGAAGGGTGTCGATATGAAAAGGGCAGAAGCCGCTGTAGAAGAAGTGCTCCGGCTTTTAAAAGAGACCCCCGTTCCGGAATCAGAATTGCAGAAAGTAAAGAATAAAACAGAAAGCATCATGGCCTTTGAGGACATGAGCCTCCTGAACCGCGCCAACAGCCTGGCCTTCTACGAACTGCTGGGTGACGCCGGTATGATGAATACCGAGCTGGACCGGTATGGGGCGGTAACCACAAACGATATCCGGGAAACGGCGAAAAAGATCTTTCGGGAAGAGAACAGCAGTACCTTATATTACCATTCGCAGGACTAA